TAAACAAGCTGAAGAGAAGTGGCTTTTACTTTTAGATAAGTATACGAAAGAAGAATTAGCTTTTATTCAAAGATTCGTAAAGGATGTATCATCTCATATGGAAAAATAGTAGGAAGAAAATATTCTTTAGTTCGAGCCTTCTGAATATGGTTTCTGAAATATCTCATATATAATAGAAGAAGATACTTAACATAGTGAATAATTAAGGATTCAATATATAGAGAAAGAGGAGAGAAGAACATGCTTGAAAATACGGGTTTAGTATTAGAAGGTGGCGGTATGCGCGGTGTGTATACGGGCGGAATACTAGAATACTTTATGGAACAAGATTTATATTTTCCATATGTAATCGGTGTTTCAGCTGGTGCTTGTCATGCAGCGTCGTATCTTTCCAGACAAAGAAATAGAAATAAAACAGTAAATATTGATTATGCGTCACATCCGCAGTATTTATCGTATAAAAACTTATGGAAAAAACGTCAATTATTTGATATGGATTTCATTTTTCATGAAATTCCAGAAAAGCATGTACCATTTGATTTTGACACATATTTTAATAGTCCAGAGCGTTTTCTTGTAGGGACGACAGATTGTGAAACGGGGCAACCTATGTATTTTGAGAAAGAGGGTACGAATGAAGATGCATTGAATTTATTGCAAGCTTCTAGTTCATTACCGTTTATTGCACCAGTAGTAAACTACCGCGGGAAGCAATTATTAGA
The DNA window shown above is from Bacillus clarus and carries:
- a CDS encoding patatin-like phospholipase family protein — encoded protein: MLENTGLVLEGGGMRGVYTGGILEYFMEQDLYFPYVIGVSAGACHAASYLSRQRNRNKTVNIDYASHPQYLSYKNLWKKRQLFDMDFIFHEIPEKHVPFDFDTYFNSPERFLVGTTDCETGQPMYFEKEGTNEDALNLLQASSSLPFIAPVVNYRGKQLLDGGISDPIPVRKAQADGYEKSVVILTRNHGYAKKKSKFGWIAEKAYKKYPNLVNTMLTRYEIYNETLHYIEKEEQAGNLFVIRPEVPLQVDRMEKDTQKLQNLYEQGYKDAERQFADLHAFLQK